The Sorghum bicolor cultivar BTx623 chromosome 6, Sorghum_bicolor_NCBIv3, whole genome shotgun sequence genome contains the following window.
TAACCTACAGCGTGGCTGTGCTGGCCATGTGCAAATATATTTTGTTTGCTATGTAGTTGCAACATTGTTTTATGATCCTCCATAGTATTGCGTGTGCTAGCTCGGGGACATATGGCCGTAGTAGATATTATATTCGTGATGAGAGCCTTGTTTTCCTCTTGTAATGGTACTAGAGAAGCTGATCTATTTTGGTAGTCCACATGCATGTTTGCCATATGCTTGGTATGTAAATATTACTTATTGACACTCACTATTGGATCCTGCTGCTTTGTCGAGTGCTTAGGGCACTTGGCAAAGAGCATTCGGCAAAGAACATGTAGACAAAGGTTTCTTTGCCAAGTGCCACATATCGGACACTCGATAAAGCCTTTGCCAAGTGCCAagtcagcactcggcaaaaaaaaTCCGCCGCCAGTCTTTGCTGAGTGCCCGATAtgtggcactcgacaaagattttatatttttttaaaaaaattcgttGCTGAGTGCCAGGGTTTTGCACTCGGCGAAGAACATTTTTTACAAAAAACTCTATGCCGAGTGCCAGGGTTTTGCAAAGTTGGGAACTAGGTTCTTTGCTCcgagctttgccgagtgccatggtcgtggcactcgacaaagaggtcatggcactcggcaaaggtctctttgtcgagtgccaaaCTTGGCAAAGCTgggaattttttttgtttttttctttccaGCAACTCAAACTAATAATCACATACATATCATCACGAACAACAACAACACAGGATATATCACATACACATCCATCATCCATAATCCATCATATACACATATATTGTCCATAATCCATCACATAAACATATTGTGTTCGGAATCCATCACATACATAATAATATGTCTCAAGTCTAAGTCTAATACAAGCCCGAGGAACATGAAAATAGACAAAGAACGGTACCTACTGCCATCCTCCCCACCCAGAGCGTGAAGTGGCAGGCTGTGACCCATGCGGTGGAGGAGGGGCACTTGGCCACTCGGACTATGGAGAAGGGTCACCTTGAGGAGTCGGGTTTGAACCCGCTGATTGTGGTTGCACAAAGGAGAAGCGAATTCATGAGTATCTGCAGGAGGGCCACACAAGATAAAGGAATAAACAACCATACATACTCACCGGAGTCCCTACACGAGGAGTAGGAGGCAAAACTGGAGCGGCAGCGACTCGGGGAACGACCACACCTAGCAAGGCCTGAAGGCTCCTCATGAAGCTCAACATGTCCCGCATCCTCTGCCAGGGTAGTGTTGCCGAATCAGATGGCCCAAGGTAGTGATCCTCTAACATGCGCTTGAACTTGGCCTTCTCCTTCTCACTTTCACACACTCTTTGTCCATCGCGAAtggcatcaccaagagcatcaacATCAGCTGCCACGTCTTCTGCCGCTGCCgcatcttcttcatcatctgccTCCATTGCATCATCATCAAAGGCACCATGCTGACTAATAATATCGGTGTGGTCCaattcttcatcttcttcaccATCATCCATTACAACCCTCTTTCTCCGTGCttcgtccaacaaatatagttgggTACAAAATCCAACTTGAACAAGTGCGCATGAAGAGTCTTTGAGCATgaatatttcttcaaattcttacAGACGGCGCATGGAGAACACATGAAACCATTCTGCTTGTTTGCCTTAGCCACACCTAAGAAATAGTGCATGATAGCAATGAACTCTTTGGAACAGTagtcggcattatacatccaattgcgTGATGATATCTGTATTGAATATTACAACCATGCAGTTAGTTCCTCatattattgcacaacatgtatGACATCACATGAttgattaattcaagcaagTACAATAAAGACATTCGCAGCTAGCAATAAAAATAGtagaactaaaatgcacttaaggagTATAATTAGTTCTCGTCCTGTCCCAACTAAAACAGACAACTGTACATCCGCTGGATCAACATCGATGGACTTCTTCCGCTGGCTCACTACCTCATCACCTTCAGCGGCAACCTTCTGTGCAACAGAATTTCGTACGTGCTGAACGTACTCTTCCTTCCAGTACCAACCTTTACATCCGCCGGTGCCCTTCCACTGCAATAGAACAAAGAATAAGGAATTTCAACAACATCATCAAGCAAAATCGGTATAAATTAACCATATTAATCAAATGCGGGAAAATAAGAACCGACCTCATggtccggacacttgtagaatatacgacccttgttgatTCCCTCCTTTTTCACTCGGTGCTCATTCACAATCTTCTGCTTACACTCGCCGCAAGCAATGAGAGGAAGATTCGGCTGCAGACGCTTTGGATCCAGGTGATGAGAGACTgaggacccggtcacggttgctgTCTACTATATCCATACTCATTTCTTTCAACTATGCatgattttattttaatttttgtctattctctatattcattGTTGCAAACTATTATAAACACAATATTTTCTAAAGAAAAGTAATTAAAAAGACACTAATAATAAAATTCTTTACTTGTCTTGTTTCAACCATGAAAAATATAATGGATACTATCTagcaataaaaaaaatatcaagTCAATTTGATGAACTCTATGCTCAAAATCTTTATACATGGTCAAACTAACAAGTCTAGCTAACAAGTCGATTTGATGAACAATATTAATTAAATTTCTTTTATGATCTCAATTATATATAGAAGAAAGATTAAAAAAGACACTATAATTCTTTAATTTATAGCAAACCatgaaatattatatatatggttACTAATTTAAGCTATGAATACTAATTTAAGCTATGAATTCAAACTAACAAGTAAATTTTAGCTCAAAGTGGTGGAGAAATCACAAGGACAAAAACAATATTAAAATGACATGGAAGGATGAAGCTAGTTACCTCTAAACATGAAGagtcgatgacggagtcgaagaagatcaccaaTAGGCCCGGAgacgaagaacaagcaagaagaagcaatGCCAAGCAAGAAGAGAGGGAATAAAGCTCActgaattttaaataggctcggTCTCAGGGAGGAAGAAGGGACCTTTAGTTCTAGCTGGAAGTAAAAACAGAGACTAAAAAGAGACAATTTTGTCCCGGGGCAAGCCACCAACCGGGCCTAAAGCTTTAGTCCCGACGGGTGGGACCAAACGGGACTAAAGTCCCCTATTTAGTCCCGGCACGTAACACGAgctgggactaaaggtcccctgccccgacagctctgcgcagtagccgttgggcgggaccctttagtcccgggccgtTTTacggaccgggactaaaggtcccctgCCTTGACAGCTCtgagcagtagccgttgggcgggaccctttagtcccggaccgTGTTacggaccgggactaaaggtgcctTTAATCTCGGGGACCGAAACTGCCGAAACTATTGGCGATTTTGGCAATCGTCCAAAGGTAGTGTAAGTCATAAATCAGAATTTTTTGATATATATAGGTATTTTCCTCAAGTTAAAACTTTTATGCTTATTATATCTTTTATTATCAGCTCTGATTTGGACTATATTAAAATAAGCATTTCAGGTCGTACATTCCTAAACACTACAATAGCATACGCAATAAGTTGAAACATGCACCATGTCACATAAGATAAGTGATAGAGCTTGAAATGAGATCTATGATCTGGttagtagtgctaatcttaagagGATTTTAAATCTTATTAAGTCTTATAATGATCAAATTACGATCTAGAGTAATGTCAAAGGGCCTAAACTAAAAGAATATAGTCATCTGTCGTCTCCCACGGTTCTTAAGATATATGATTGAATTGTCCTATCAAGAAATTATACGTGCAATTATGGTTATATAGTATCAATATAGATGTGTAAAATATTGATTTAaactatataaatataaataaaataacaacCTATATAAATTATGTTCTGGTCACGAATACGgtttgagaaaatattgttacatcatTAGTAATATAAGATTGGTTTCCAAACTGTAACTCTGTGGACACCTAATCGTGTGGCATGAGCTGGCCCAATACCAAACGTCCCAATATAATTCCATGCCTATTTCATACATCCAGACGGGCTGTGAGGGAAATGCACACAATGAAAAGTTTATGGTATATTCAAAATTGAGTTTACGTAGGGCTAAAACCTAAAAGAATGTATAACAACCATTGTTACATGTTTTTTCAACTCAAGCTATGACAACATGATAAAATTCAGATTTTATCCTGCACTTGTGTGTAGGGTATATCTTCATGTTtaaaaacatattttatccagcTTTAGTGTAGGATATCGAACGCGGTTTTTTTGCCCTTAagggcatatgccctcactCTCCCGCCCATTGGATTCgcattgagaagtgtgcaaacacacatctcaaagcaGATTCGCGAATCCAATGGGTAGGAGAGTGAGGGCACATGCCCTCAAGGGCAAAGAAAACTTTACCGTAGGATATCTTCATGTTTAAAAGATGTATTTTGAGAAGTTAATAAGATCATGTACAGTTTTTATGTGAAGGAGTTTGTTTCCAACACGCTTGCAACCTCTCTTCTCGTTCTGTTTTGTTTTACATGAGCATGACCGTAGGAGGAAAAGTAGAACGCACCCCAGCCGATGAACTCAAAGCGCAATCTATCTAAGATTTTAAACAAGTACTGCTGAAACCTTTCAATAAACAAAAACATCTAGTGTTGTTGTTGGAAACTCCGAACTGGGACACACATTAAAACACTCACGAGACCGATAAAAAGCAAGCTAAGCTACAGATGATTCTACGTACGTTATTAATTAGTAGCCTATTATTCTGAGAAGCAAAACCAACAGTGAAGAACTCAAGATCAATTGCTACGTCGTCAGATCAATTGGCAGTCAGGCACTGCGAGCGTGCGCCATGAGAACCTGAGCCAAGGTAGGATTGGCAACCACACTGACGACGGCGAGCGCCTCCTCCTTGCTGTGGATGTCGGCCTTCTTCCTGAGCAGCTCGGTGAACGGCCCGTTCCACTCCCCCGTCTTGTGCGCGCGGACGATCTCAAAGGAGATGGTGTCCCAGTGCTCGATGTACCGGAGGTGCTGCTCGGTGAGGCGCGCGTCGCCGCTCTCCCAGCCGCCGGAGACCGTGTCCCTGACCGGCGCCAGCCGCAGCGCCTCGCACTTGGTCACCGTGAGCGTGGCCAGCCCGCGCTTGAGCGCGCCCAGCTCGTCGTCGACGTCGCACGCGGAGATGGCGCTGATGGCGCGCAGCGCGGGCTCCCGCCCTAGCGGCAGGCTCGGCAGGTTGGCCAGCCCGCCGATGAGGTCGCGGTAGGTGTTGCCGAACGGGAGCGTGGTGCCGTTGCGGATCAGGTGCTCGTTGCCGGGGAAGATGAACCAGTGGTGGCTCCCGTTGGCGAAGCCGGCGAGGGAGAGGTCGTGGGGCTGCAGGGCTAGGGTGATCCTGTCGCCGTCGCGTCCCACCAGCTTGATAGGGATCAGCTCCGCcggcgccgtgccgccgtggttTGGTTTTTCACCTGCTGCGGGTGATGCCTGTGCTTGGTCGATGTTGTTGCTGGGTAGGAGAGAGAGAGCAAGGAGGAATATCGCCATGGAAAGAGAAGGATGCTCCATCTCGAATGGTGGTGGAATATCGCTGCAGGATCGACAGCAACTGGCCTGGTCGAGTGGAAACAACAACGGAGGCCACTATACATACATGGTGCATGGAAACGCGCAGAATCACAAGGATTGCATTGCACAACTAGCTAGTACCGTAGTGGCTATAGTACGTACATCAAGTGCATGCAAGCAAGGTGGGTGAACATGGTAGAAGCTAGCGGCTTTGTTGACCGTCCCCTGCTCGGGGAGTCTCTCTGGCGGCCACGTTCCAATGTTCTTCCTAATTCTTTATAGCGCAATGCCAACGCTTTTACCCTTTGCAGGAGACGCTTGTATTGAGGTACAGGACCGATCAGTGCAACTGCATGCCAACTATAAAATTtggttttctaaaaaaaaagttaTTATTTTACCCCTATATATTGTATTTAATATTTAACCCCTAGATGATCCCTAAATATAAAAAAAGGCTCAACTATAAAACTCTAGATATTGtcaagttctacaactttggtattgCCGGCTTGTTTACATATATATGAGGTTGtttgaaataaaataaatttgatTTTCTAATTTTGAAAACATAAATTGTATATTTGAACtcctgaatatatatatatatatatatatatatatatatatatatatatatatatatatatatatatatatatatatatatataaagtttgGGTTTGTCAAACATGATTTAAAAAGTTATTAAGTTACATGCTCGATAGCTATTTT
Protein-coding sequences here:
- the LOC8065959 gene encoding 60 kDa jasmonate-induced protein, which gives rise to MEHPSLSMAIFLLALSLLPSNNIDQAQASPAAGEKPNHGGTAPAELIPIKLVGRDGDRITLALQPHDLSLAGFANGSHHWFIFPGNEHLIRNGTTLPFGNTYRDLIGGLANLPSLPLGREPALRAISAISACDVDDELGALKRGLATLTVTKCEALRLAPVRDTVSGGWESGDARLTEQHLRYIEHWDTISFEIVRAHKTGEWNGPFTELLRKKADIHSKEEALAVVSVVANPTLAQVLMAHARSA